In Corvus moneduloides isolate bCorMon1 chromosome 3, bCorMon1.pri, whole genome shotgun sequence, one DNA window encodes the following:
- the RNASET2 gene encoding ribonuclease T2 → MKPAKLHYWTLGWFSMALCCWCASDTFTQSDNHPHPWKKLYFAHHWPVTVCKMNANDCHDPPKYWTIHGLWPDRAEDCNRTWHFNVTEIKDLMSDMRHYWPDVLHSSLNRTQFWKHEWDKHGTCAATLEALNSQKKYFGKALELYQHVDLNGCLLKAGIKPSSSYYKMTAIKEALTSFYGVTPKIQCLPPEEGEKAQTIGQIEFCFTKELQLINCMAPKGESNPVQAHLKLGTEELSVCNDTLPTYYPSEVQGHK, encoded by the exons ATGAAGCCTGCAAAGCTGCACTATTGGACTCTGGGTTGGTTTTCCATGGCACTATGTTGTTGGTGTGCTTCAGATACATTTACTCAAAG TGACAACCACCCTCATCCCtggaaaaagctgtattttgctCATCATTGGCCAGTGACTGTATGTAAG ATGAATGCTAATGATTGTCATGACCCTCCAAAGTACTGGACAATCCATGGATTGTG GCCTGACAGAGCTGAAGACTGTAATAGGACATGGCATTTCAATGTCACCGAGATCAag GATCTGATGTCAGACATGAGACACTACTGGCCGGATGTGCTTCATTCATCTCTGAATCGCACCCAGTTCTG GAAACATGAGTGGGACAAACATGGCACTTGTGCAGCCACACTTGAGGCCCTTAATTCTCAGAAAAAGTACTTTGGTAAAGCCTTAGAACTCTACCAGCATGTTGATCTCAATGG TTGTCTCTTGAAAGCTGGGATAAAGCCAAGCAGTTCATATTACAAG atGACTGCTATAAAGGAAGCTCTTACAAGTTTTTATGGTGTAACACCGAAGATCCAATGCCTTCCTCCAGAAGAG GGTGAAAAAGCACAAACAATTGGCCAGATTGAATTCTGCTTCACCAAAGAACTGCAACTGATAAACTGCATGGCGCCAAAGGGTGAATCCAACCCAGTGCAGGCTCACTTGAAGCTTGGAACTGAAGAGCTGTCAGTCTGCAATGATACTCTCCCAACCTATTATCCTTCAGAGGTCCAAGGTCACAAATGA